TCCAGAGCTAAGATTTTACAACATATCAATAGATGATCATGATAAAATACTAAATAATGATATATGGTAAGATCTCCatattaatattatcctaatatttatataaatataatataatattgatattaatattaattttataatttttgttatattttaatattattttaatatttactctaatataatatttttattaatatgaatatagtatttatattaatatattaatattaatattaatataatatatatattcgtatctatattaataaatcttatatattaaaatattaatatcatattaatatatattagtattatattaatataataaattaatatgatataatattatattataatatacttatattaatataaatataatattattatttatataaagttctGGAGCAAAAAAAATACGGTCATATATACATTaagaatataatagatattttatataatttttttaaataaatatttaataaaatatattaaaattttatttttaaaaaataatttttaaaaaataatttttaatttttttttttttttaaaaatgttcctGCAAATCAGACGAGGAAAACAAAAAAAACTCGATAAGAAACTTGCCTGACACACCATTACGCAATTATTTTTTCGCTCATGAAATGGTCCTTGGCTTATTTCTAACCTAAACCCAAAGCCGAACCCCATCTAGCCCTCGTTCTCGATTGGCCCTTGGTGCCAAGGCCGTCGAGACCTCCGCCCTCTCTTCGATGGTACCGAGGCGAGACTCACATGAAAAACTCCATTAGAACCGTTTCAGAAATTAGAATCTTCTCCAAGAACCCTGCTTCCGTTCTCCCCGCTCCCTTCCTCCCACCAATCCTTGAGTCCAAGAATCCATGGCGGGCGTCGCCCAGCTCCATCTCGGCACCCCCTTCCTCCCCTCCTCCGCCTCGCTCCGCGGCCGCTCCTCTGGCAGCGGCGGCCCAAGGCGGACCCCCCCGATCCAGGCCAAGATCCGTGAGATCTTTATGCCGGCGCTGAGCTCGACGATGACCGAGGGAAAGATCGTATCTTGGGTGAAGGCCGAGGGCGACAAGCTCTCCAAGGGCGAGAGCGTCGTCGTCGTCGAGTCCGACAAGGCCGACATGGACGTCGAGACATTCTACGATGGATATCTCGCCGCCATCATGGTCGAGGAAGGCGCCGTCGCCGCCGTCGGCTCCGCCATTGCCCTTCTTGCCGAGACCGAGGACGAGATCTCCCTTGCCAAATCCCAGGCCTCTTCCTCCCCCGCCGCCGCTCTTGCGGCCGCCGAAACCCCAGCCCCATCATCTCCTTCGGAGTTCGCCCCAGAAACCGTATCTTCTCCTCCGCCTTCTCCCAAATTCTCCCAGGCCGCTGTTTCTTCTGCCCATCCGGCCTCTGAGAGCGGGCGGAGAATCGTGGCCACGCCCTATGCGAAGAAGCTCGCCAAGGAACTGAAGGTGGAGCTAGGATCCGTGGCCGGGAGTGGGCCGATGGGAAGAATTGTGGCCAAGGATGTGGaagctgcggctgctgctgcccCTGTGTCGAGTGCTCCACCCAAATCCATCTCCGATTCTGCTGCGGTGAAGGCTCCAGCTTCTTCAGCCATCCAATTGGGCACTGTGGTTCCATTCACCACAATGCAGGGCGCTGTCAGCAAGAACATGGTGGAGAGCCTCTCGGTGCCTACGTTCCGGGTTGGATATACCATCACCACTGATGCACTTGATAGCCTCTACAAGAAAGTGAGGATTTTCCCCCTAGCTTTTGATCAAGGAgcaatttttatgttaaaatttgCAGTTTTTCAAGTATCTGTGCTGTGTGATGAGATCAGATAAAGTCCAAAGGAGTGACTATGACGGCACTGCTAGCAAAGGCGACTGCTATGGCATTGACAAAGCACCCAGTTGTTAATTCCAGCTGTAGGGATGGTAAGAGCTTCACATACAACAGCAGCATCAACATTGCTGTTGCTGTGGCTATGGATGGAGGATTGATTACTCCGGTTCTGCAGGATGCTGACAAGGTTATATTGTTTCTACAGCCACTAGTGTTTATTTATTCAGTGTTTATTTATTCTGTGGCTGTTGCTGGGAAATCTTTGAATTATG
Above is a genomic segment from Elaeis guineensis isolate ETL-2024a chromosome 1, EG11, whole genome shotgun sequence containing:
- the LOC105038468 gene encoding dihydrolipoyllysine-residue acetyltransferase component 5 of pyruvate dehydrogenase complex, chloroplastic — protein: MAGVAQLHLGTPFLPSSASLRGRSSGSGGPRRTPPIQAKIREIFMPALSSTMTEGKIVSWVKAEGDKLSKGESVVVVESDKADMDVETFYDGYLAAIMVEEGAVAAVGSAIALLAETEDEISLAKSQASSSPAAALAAAETPAPSSPSEFAPETVSSPPPSPKFSQAAVSSAHPASESGRRIVATPYAKKLAKELKVELGSVAGSGPMGRIVAKDVEAAAAAAPVSSAPPKSISDSAAVKAPASSAIQLGTVVPFTTMQGAVSKNMVESLSVPTFRVGYTITTDALDSLYKKIKSKGVTMTALLAKATAMALTKHPVVNSSCRDGKSFTYNSSINIAVAVAMDGGLITPVLQDADKVDIYSLSRKWKELVDKARAKQLQPHEYNTGTFTLSNLGMFGVDRFDAILPPGTGAIMAVGASQPTVVATKDGRIGVKSQMQVNVTADHRVIYGADLAAFLQTLAKIIEDPKDLTL